aaatatcaatggtagtttttattaacatgacaattatcaaacaaaataacataacatatcaacataaaataattttttacctTTGGGACGGGTTTgagtatgggttcggggtgggtaactatatacccgttacccatcccatacccgtgttttgggatcggggaaaacccatacccatacccaaacccagtcaaaacgggaaaaatccgtcaaattgaatttggttcaggcgggtaaccacgggtatgggttttgttgccatgcctaattGCCTTGCCTTTATCATCCGCAGCCAATGAATTAATTCCTCCTTAATACTATAATTTACGAAATAGGATATGCTCTCTTGCATCTATAAATACTAATATCTCGAGTTGGATAGAGTTATAATATACGATGAAAAATTCCTCTCACGACTAGTAGTTAAATCTGGTTCCATAACTAGTTAAAATAGATGAGACCCGAACTATCTTATacaattgaaaattaaataatctAATGTGCGCATATATATTGATGATAATATGCCAGGATCATCCCATGTCCGTAATTTTTCCCTTGCTAGTTTGACGGTGTCCTCTCATGCAAGGTTTGGAATCATGATTTGGCTCATCAAATTTTCAGCCTAGCTATTGCTTATATTATTATGCGACTCCTCTGTTTGAACAGAGGTACTTGATGACAAACTGATTCGGAAAGTCGAAAAGGATGTGAAGTATTCCGTAAAAAGTGTGTACATGCTCTGTATGGAGGGTTTGGTGGACATATCTCATCTTCAAAGGCCATGCTTCTGGTCCGACATTTGGCATTTAAACATCCCTccgaaattaaaaaatttagtttggCAAATGTGTCGTCGTTGTTTGCCCACACGAGTTTGCTTGTAGGATAAATGTATTCAATACCCTACAAATTGCGTTAGTTGTGATTCTTCTGTTGATGATTTGGATCATGTGTTTTTTTACTTAGTTCTTTTGCAATGCAAGGTTGGTTTACAATTGGTTTATAGAACAACATTCAACATATTGTCAACAAAACCGGTACGAcctcataattaatttttttgtagttAGAACGTCTCACGCCGGACTTTGCAACTCATATCgttagtttgtttggattttatgGAAGGACCGCAATCTCAAAGTGTGGGATGATGTTACATAGACGGTTGCTCAAATAGTTGACATAGCTCATTATATTGTTGGAGGATTGGACTCATAAGTAAACGCAGCCACTAACGTTGcaatattacaatttttttaggtcCATATGTACTAACTTGCAGATACCATTAGCAAGttggaaacattttttttagtaatagacggaaatgtttttcttttttactaacAAATGTTAGCAAGTCATATACGAAGTTATAGtaaaaagaaatttatataCGAGCTTAATGTTCGATAATTGCTTAGAGCATTGCTATTTATCTAGAGagtttttatcaagaatttattaagaataaGTCTCAaccaattaaatttgttatttgatgGAAATCAGGGAGGTAATGATgtgtaattaagaaaaaatattggcAAATACACTGtcttaaaattttcttgataatttttgtcACTGTATTTATCATTTCCCAATTTGCTTAACCTATCTATTTTACAACAAATACGAAACTATTCACGAATTAATATGGTCAGGAACGTAAGTTCTACAAATAGGACATGATCCTTGTTGTACTAGCCACTTGTCAATGCACTCTAAATGAAAAATGTGGCTACATTTTGGAAGTAATCTCACCAATTCTTCATTCTCAAAATCCTGCAAATCAAAATGACACCCTATTACATTTATATACCAGATGGTCACATCAACAATTTAATGTGACAATTATTCTCCATGGTCTCATGAACAACTTCAACATGTCACATTCACACTTTTATGTAAATTAACATATTAATTAACATTGTGATGACTTTgtattgggatttttttttttgttatattatccTCTGCATTGTTAGTTTTAACAATTAAGAGGCtagaaaaaagttaaaatttttaGAGCTCAAAACTAATATCAATAACTGATATGAATTTTTTGGTGAAATGTCtttaaccaaaatcaacatGTGTTTGCTttatattaccaaaaaaaatattcacatgGTTTTGAGATGTTTGTTTCTCACCTGGATGCAAATTGAGCAACATGATTCATTGtataatttcatcattttgttggAGCTGAATTGCTGACATGGAAGCTTCATAATACAACTTTGTTGCATCCCCTTAACTCCCAAGTCGTCATAAATATCTGAAAGCACTGCTCCATAAGCTGTTTCTAGTGAATTTATCTGAAAATATGTGTTATACAAAATGTAAACTAAAATTTTGATtctaataaattaatttcacaTTTAGTAAGCTTTTTATTGATTAATACTTACATAAAACAAATAAGCTTGTGCAACAGTTGGACATATCCATTCCATAAACACTTTCCCATTTaataaacttctcaacaacgcAACCTGCAATTCCACACCAAAATTTAtcgaatgtaatcacatgtgtcagtgtcgaaGCAATATACATTCAGTCAAATGTGTGAAAGCTACATAAATAATCAGTAGTGAGATAATTGTTACCTTGGAAAATGGCTCAGCCACAGAAGCAAAACTCATCAGTTCTATGGCTGCAATGGCTCCTGCAATTGCTCCTTTTCCAGCTCCATCAAGAAAACCAGTTTCTGTGGTCTGACCTTTGATAGCTCCTGCTATTGTTCCTATTATTGACCCTCCTAAGgttcataacaaacaattttcaaaGACTTTAcaaaacatgcataaataaTAAGATATGTATAATATTCTGTATATAACAATAACatagtataatatataatatacataAGAGAAACAAAATGTAACATACCTAGTGCTAAAATGCAAGTGAATGCAGCAAAAAGAAATCTCTCCATGGCTTTCATGAATTTCTCAAATGCAGAACTATTAAAAAGAACTTCTTGACACTTTGTTATTGCCTCTATTGTTCTAGAAAACCATTTGTTCATAGTTAGTGAAGTGATGGTAATAGTCATTTTCAATTTGATAGGATAATTAAGAATGATGTTGATGTGTTGCCTCAAAATGAATCAGTTAGACAAACATTTATAGATATAAGTTTGTATATAAGCACATACATACAACGATTGAATAAGGATCATTTATAGTATTTGAGTTATGgtttttgaatataaaaataatttggaagCCTTCACacctcatattttatttttatgataaaatagatatttcaaaacaattttttaaagttttttttttgtctgtcTCTATAAATAAGTAGTGTAAAAAGTGATGtcaagttttttatattttaagatatttttgaaataactaTGGTGAGTAATTGATTACGTGTATCAATTTTGTTGCTTCTGAGCTCACTGAAATTTTGAAAGTTAAACAAGTCCCTTAgctacaaaatttcataaactgTTGCAGCATTTAGTTGTTACATAGAATAGGCAAAAATATTTGAACCGCCCTGTAATATGgacatgaaaaataaaagctCTGAAGTACAGTACTACTGTGACTTAGATTTAAAGTAATATACTTGTAGCACTACACATAAATGTTGTATATAAAAAACAGAACATAAGAAAAAAGgtagaaacaaaaaacacacaTGGTAGTTCAATTACCACCAAATTatgtattaattttaatttatttcttccAATTTGACTGCTAGGGTCTAGGGGTCACTTTGTTGGTTACCCAAATAAAAGGAACTATaaccaataattatttttcactGTTGTCATGAAGTGAAAAATAGTAGTTATGCACAAAGTATTAAATGGTAcaattgaaaattatcaattaaaaccatattgaaaattgaaagtgatactttttttgagataatatttttacaaatgtgACTATTGTTCTGAAAAAAGAGAGTAATGTAGTTTTTATTGGTCAAAGGAGGCCCTCAAACCATTGGTTgaaatgattttgttgatgtaAATTAAACActatatggtttttttttccctcaaaaaaaaaaaagttacttgaAGAGCATTATTAAATAAAGGTTAATTGAGGGTTGGTTGAATTGGCCATCCATCCTATTTTGTAGTTGTTATTTCTTTGATCTTCCTTACAAAAAAGGAAAGTTTAGATATACAAGTCTTTGGATACGGTTCCCTTACATGTGAGCAATTCATTTAATAGgggaaaataattaatttcttccattctttttcttttggactGGAATATTTCTTtgattcatataaaataaatattattatcgTATTTTAAACATAACTCAGTTGACAAagatattgtattgtatatgcaAGGGTTATAGTTCAAACTCTGGACTCCTCACGTATTTATCTTAAAAGGGTGGATTTTAACCACTACgttacttgaattttttttttaccaacattatatttgtttttagtaaaagaaaattatatttgtcTCCAATGGAATGGATTGAGATCTTTAAACAACAAGATCTCTTGAGCCTTAACCTTTATTATtacaaaaactataaaaattaaataattattttttggtgtaaaaatacATTCTCTACATGCAACCGTAGAGTTTGGTCTCTCGAGTCAGATACAACCATAATAGATGGTCAATATCTCCTTTAAAAGTTTTAACATTGTTGTATTCttataattgaatttaaatttaaaatttctaattAAATTGAAAGACACCCGACCCTCTCGATCCAatgattttgaattgaaaattaatgtataatattaatagttaattttgtttaaacCACTCAAGCTTATTTAGACAAATGATGACTCTATGATAACACTTAAAACAAACTAATAGGACCACAAAAAAACTAATGACCAAGACCACACAAAAATTCAAGGAATTACAACTACATtcaaaatcttaattaattttaggTGTATAAATCATTCATCTTAACTAACATGAAACAAACTAGCCATACTTGTGTTTCAATTAAGATGGTGATGAGCCAAAATCCAAATAGTTGATTGGCTCATAGTTTGTACAGATAAggtagagagaaaaaaaatggaaaataactAAAACAAGGTGCTGGAATAGTGGTTCCTGGTTATATTGCATCTGTGGGCTGAAATATAATGTTAGTAATTGCATTAACTCATTGGTAGATATAGATTTGATATTTTAGTCTTTAGAGGTTAGAGCACGTCACCTTCACTAACCTAGTTGTtatattcatttgatttttctaaaaattaaaactcaaaatggCCGACAAATGTATTTGATTTGCAAAAATATAAGCCAAAAAAAGTATTTGGTAAGATATGAATGAAAAATACAAGATTCTTTGTAAATTAATATAAGAAGGAAATTATAAGATAAGtcgaaaaggaaaaatatttttgacttCATACATATTTGTATCCTACAAGTTAAGtcataaaattgaatttgcAACATCATTATGATACGATCCAAGAATATGCATGTTAGTGCAATGATAATTAATTGCGAAGTTGCATGATATGGTTATGGTTATATAAGGTAACGTgcttaaaaacaatttattttgtttgattaagTACAAAatccaccaccaaaaaaattaagtacAAAATCTAGCCTTAAATtatctttatcatttttcataatatttattttatctatccatcaattaatttgttttagttttatgcaagaataTGATCATGTTTCTCCTACGTATAAAATTGTATTCAAACACAAAATAATCGTTAAACGAATCCAAAACAAATCAGTGCTTGTTGTGCtcatataaataataatgtttgcGCAAACTTGTAGTACATAAGAGCGTGTTTGGTTTTAAGTTGCAATCATAAAGAACTCAACTCTATAGATTACAATGGGTATGGTTGTATTGACTTGAAACTTTAGATTGTGCTCTTCTCAATCTCAAAGTTTGAGATTTGATTCTTACCTGAGTCAATTTAGATAGATTAATTTGacttcttaagaaaaaaaaactcaactcTATAGATTCATTCTATTCCAGAGGAGCATTTTATACCTGAAAAAAACCGCTATTCCAAAGGAACATTTATATCGGAAAAGAACCGCAACCACTTGCATTCTACGGCAGTTGGAACCGCCGCCACTAAACCATCTCAGTTGCCTCCATTTTTAAGTACTGTTGTAGTTTAAGCATATGCTACAAACGTTTTATACTAAGATTTTTTCTTTTCGATACAATTTTATACcaaacatattatatatatgctgTATTTTGTGtgtaatttgaaattcaaactacgtacattttttttatttgctcaAAGCATTGTAtaaagggaacttctacggtacacctcacaaattggGGTGTACTGGTACTTGCTtcataaattgataaatttatgattattttaggAAGTAAAGTGCTATTTGTCAAGGTTATcctttagaaaacatcatttcataagaagaaaaacataatttcattgtttataataattatattaaatttttaacattactcataaaaaataatcaataatcttcattatgagtaataaaaattcaaaaaaattaaattttatttcgtcgacacttttggtaaataagatttaatttttataattgtaaatgatagatttcttcaaaaaaaataactcatttgattaacaatttaacaatttgatgtatcggtacactcaaatatttgaatgtaccatagaatttgccttgtATAAAACGTTCATAATACAAATATCACGTTGAAATGACAAGGAGTTTGATTTTAATTACTACAACTTATGGAAAAATACCATGAACCAAACCCGAAAGAAATATTTTACTAGAAGAAACTTGGATGCATGCATGTCCAACCACTTTCAATTTGTTTGggaatattaataataatacatgtACAGTGCACGAATGCACATATGATTTTATCTTTGACATGTTATCACAAATCACACATGTAATTAATCTGATCATATAGGTGGTTAATTCAAATTACTATACTCCATCTAGTCTTTTTTATAAGAGAAAAGTGGTCAAccaaaattgataaatttaattcataatatataccaaatacataaatttttattgatccagttatttcttataaaaaggactATATGAAATAGtattattcaaatttaattcaaaatacattaatatttcattagaTATTACTTCTCTCTCGATCAAAATCTGGCAAGAGAGATTAATTCGATCTAAACTTTACAAAATATAAGTTTGATACATTCAAAACATCAAGGTCCAAATTTAGCATGTTACATATTTTTTGGCCGAAGTCAGATCCTTTTGAAGTGTCGTTAGAatgttacattttcttcaatttttttttagttttttaggagTGTttgtggtgtcatggtcattgttgaccatTCTTATAACCCTGCAATTGCTTTGCAAAGACCTTTgacataaaaaacacaaaaatcaaatatcGTAATATTTCGGATTTCGTAATCCGAAAATTGCTAACAATctggttcagattatataatccggtttttgtgttttttgcaGGGCGCGCGAGAACAGAGGAGGGTAGGAAAagtaatatttgaaaaattatggtAGGCGGGTTGCATAGTAGTTGGTTTAGGCCTTTTGGGCATTTAGACAAGTACACAATTTAAAGATAAGATTATACTTCACACCCTATAAGTTGCTTTCTATACTCCACGAATCatgtggtttttttattttaaaaaaaggtacctcttattaaatatttaaataaaaaatcaaattcatttgTAAAAAGATCACTGAAAAATTCGAAACTTAagaatttattataaatttttcattttcgaaAAATGTGGAACAATTCAGAATCTATCAtgacaaatttttcaaaaatagaaatCAGAAACTATGAAtttcaagtgtttttttttttttttttttttttaaactgcCTAAAAAAAGAAGACTAACCACTTTCAGTGATACCATTGCAACTTCATTGTCTCACTTTCAGTGAGTTATGACAACATATAAAAACTTGGATTGGTGTGTATTCAGTGGATCTCTAATATATAATGAATCATTTTATTCCGTTCGTTTATTCTTCGGGAGACTTTAAACCCCGTCGATCATTCTTgcaatttatttggttttgtagTGTTTGGGTGATATGGAATGAATGGAATCACAAACTGTTCTTTAACAATGCTAAAACAATTACGCAGCttctagaaaaaaaatcaaaattacttCTCTACattggttgaaagctaaaaatgtatgttttctttttggttaTCATTATGTGGTGGCATCAACCTCTTGTCTTTTTAGGCATTGGTTGATTGtcttttttgtatatatttaggATATGTTGCTGTATTTTGCTTTGCTCttctttgcacaccttgtgctagagAGTAGAGCTCTCCCTTTTTGATAATATATCTTagttttgtttgtaaaaaaataataataattcaacttCTAATCtaccaaagaaagaaaaaagaaaaaagataagagttttttctaaaaagaaataaaaacattagCACACAAAAACCTTCGCTTAGTTACCTTCTGATGCGATGAAAATTTAAAGAAGGGtggtttttgatgaaaaaaatgtgTGTATATTGGttacttttaaataaataatttttgt
Above is a genomic segment from Medicago truncatula cultivar Jemalong A17 chromosome 5, MtrunA17r5.0-ANR, whole genome shotgun sequence containing:
- the LOC11431530 gene encoding NEP1-interacting protein-like 2, with protein sequence MTITITSLTMNKWFSRTIEAITKCQEVLFNSSAFEKFMKAMERFLFAAFTCILALGGSIIGTIAGAIKGQTTETGFLDGAGKGAIAGAIAAIELMSFASVAEPFSKVALLRSLLNGKVFMEWICPTVAQAYLFYINSLETAYGAVLSDIYDDLGVKGMQQSCIMKLPCQQFSSNKMMKLYNESCCSICIQDFENEELVRLLPKCSHIFHLECIDKWLVQQGSCPICRTYVPDHINS